The nucleotide window GCCCAACAACTCGTCACGAACGCAACCCCCGACCAGATACGCTTGATATCCTGCTGACTCCAAACGTTCCATCACCCACAATGCCGCTTTTCGTGGGTCCATGTTCTTCCTCCCTACTCTCACGGCTCAGCCAGTACCCGCCGATACAACGCTTCGTATTCATCCGCGATTTTTTCCGCACTGAACTGTTCCCGCGCCCGTTTTAACCCGTTTTCGGAGAAACGCCGGTGTTTAACCGGATCCGTCAGCAGCTCCAGCGCATATGCCGCCATCTGGTCTACATCCCCGATATCCGCCAGGTAACCGGTCTCCCCGTGCTTTACCACTTCCGGCAAACCGCCCGCGTTGGATGTGACAGCCGGGACGCCGCAGGCCATCGCTTCCAACGCCACCAAGCCGAAACTCTCTTTAGCGGATGGCAACAACAGCAAATCGGCGAGGGAAATGAGCTGCGCCACTTCGTCCTGTTTCCCGAGAAAGACCACTTGCTGATCCAAATTCAATTCATTTACCAGTTCCGACACCCGAGGCAACTCCGGCCCGTCGCCCACCAGCAACAGTCTCGCGGGGATTTGGCGCTGTACTTTTTCAAACACCCTGACCACGTCATCCACCCGTTTGACGGCCCGGAAATTGGAGATATGGAGCAGCAATTTTTCGTCCGGCCTCGCGTATTGGGCCCGGATGTGCGATACGTCGCGCGGATAGTAAACACGCGGGTCAACGAAATTGTAGATGCGTTGGATGGATGAATCCACGCAAAACGACTCGCGCGTCTGCTTCACCAAATCGTCCGACACTGCCGTCACTGCATCACTCTCCCGTATGCCGAAACAGATGATGTCCTGAAGTGACGGATCTTCCCCCAATACGGTAATGTCTGTCCCGTGCAGGGTGGTCACCACCCGAAACGACCCGCCGGTCATCTGTTTGGCCAGATATGCACAAATAGCGTGCGGGACGGCGTAGTGGACGTGCAAAATGTCCAATTGATGGATCTTGGCCACTTGGGCCATCCGGTTGGCCAATGCCAGATCATAGGGCGGATATTTGAATACCGCATAACGGTTCGCTTCCACTTCATGATAATGGATATGATGATGAAATCGTCCGAGACGAAACGGCATGCTGTACGTGATGAAATGAACCTGGTGGCCACGCTCCGCCATCATCTTGCCCAGTTCGGTGGCCACCACGCCTGATCCCCCGTGGGTGGGGTAACACGAAATGCCAATTCTCATCCTGCTGAGGCCTCCTCGTCATAGGAGCCGATCCATCGCCAACGGACGGGTCTTAGCCAATCCTTCCCCGTACAATGTGCGAATTTGATGGCCCCAAAGTTGGTCCCGTCCCCGAATCATTGCCAAATAACTGGGATGATTGAGTGGCGTATCCACTTCACCCTGAGAGCGGTCAAACTGACTGGCATAGGCCTGGATCGCCTCCATCTTTCGTTCGTAGACATCAGTGATATCGACGATGACGTCCGCCGGCCCAACATCGTTGATAAAGTAATGGAACACTTGTTCCACCCGATGGGCAGGCCAATCCCCGTCCACTTTCCGGTTGCGGATCCCGGCGTCAAACACTGCTTCCTTCACCATTCGGCTGCAGGCCACATGGTCAGGATGACGGTCCTCACTGTACGGAGCCAACACGATGCGCGGGCGCAATCGTCGGATCACCTCAGTCATGCGTCGAATCTGTTCTTCCGTACCTTTCAGCCCTCGGTCAGGAAATCCGAGATTGATCCGTTCGGTCAGACCAAGGACGGAAGCGGCTTTTTCTGCCTCCTGTCGGCGCAATTCCACCGTTCCATTGGAGGAAAGCTCCGCTGCTGTTAGATCGCAAATCGCCACCGAAAACCCTTGGGCCTGATGTTTGGCCAAAATGCCGCCCGCTCCAATTTCCACATCATCCGGATGGGCACCGAATGCCAAAATGTCCACACGTTGGTTGACCGTCATGCGTTTCCCTCCTCTCTGGCATTAGCTTGATTCACGATTTCCCGCCAGGCGAAATCCCCTTGTTGGATCGACCGGATCAACACTTCCGCCGCCGCGAGATTGGTGGCCACGGGAATGCCGTGCACGTCGGCCAACCGGAGCAATGCCAATATATCCGGTTCGTGCGGCTGAGCGGTCAGCGGATCGCGAAGAAAAATAATGCAATCCATTTTGTTTTCCGCTACCAGTGCCCCGATTTGTTGGTCGCCGCCGAGCGGTCCCGATTGAAACCGGTGAACATGGAGACCTGTCGCCTCCATGATCTTCCGACCAGTCGTTCCTGTTGCGTAAAGATGGTGTTGCTTCAATATATCCCGATAGGCGATCGCAAAATTCACCATTTGCTCTTTTTTTCGATCGTGCGCAATCAGTGCGATGTGCATCGGCTCATCCCTCCCGTGTAAAAGAATGGGCATGTGTAAACAACGCCGGTGTTCCACCGGTGTGCCAAAACAAGACACGGGAACCGATTTTGCCGCAATGGAACAGATCCAACAGACCCGCTAACGCCTTGCCGGTGTAGATAGGATCAACGAACAACCCTTCCGACCTTGCCAACAGGCGTATGGCTTCATTACCCGCATCTGACGGAACCCCATATTTTTTTCCTATGTAGGCGTCTTCCACATGCACTTCCGCGGCCGAAAGGCGTCGGTCGGAGCCCAGAAAAGCCAGAAGATCGTTCGCCATACGGACAACCTCCGGTATCAGCTCATCCGCCTTCAGCCATACACTGATCCCGATCAGTTTGATCGGGGCGGGATGAAGCACCTTCCCTGCCAACAGACCGGCCAACGTACCGCCACTGCCGACAGCCAGCACGATCGATTCCGGATGGGCTCCCGATTGTGCCAGCTGATCCAGCAATACATCCCACGCCCGCTTGTAACCGTAATCCCCGATGGGCGTGGAGCCACCTACCGGAACCACATATGGCTTTTTCCCTTTTTGCCGTGCTACTTCGGCCCATTTCTCCATTTCTTCCAGCAATGGTTTGGAACCGTACACCCCGGTGGTTTTCATTTCCGCACCCAATATGTGATCCAACAACAGGTTCCCCTGCTGAATGCCCATGTGCTTCCCGGCAAAACAGAGCCACGGTTCCAGTCCGGCACGCCGGGCGCACGCTGCCGTCAGCCGGGCGTGGTTGGACTGCGGGCTGCCCCCGGTGATGACTGTGTCACACCCCTTTGCCAACGCATCACCAAGCAGATACTCCAGTTTGCGCACCTTATTTCCACCAAACGCAATCCCGGTCAGATCATCCCGTTTGACCCAGCATTCCTTCAGCCCGGTGACCCGCTCCAATCCGTGCAGGCGGTGCAGCGGTGTCTCTCCCCACATCAGTGGATAGCGGGACAAATGTGTATCCACCTTGTCACTTCCTTTATAAATCCAAGATGTTTTCCAGGCCGTATACCAGACGATCAAATTCCATCACTTTCTCAATAGCCAGCTTCACACCCGGCATAAACGACTCCCGGTTCAATGAATCGTGACGGATCGTCAACAACTGCCCCGGCCCGCCGAACAGGACCTCTTGATGTGCCACGATGCCGGGAAGACGTACGCTGTGGATGCGGAATCCGTCGTAGTAAGCACCGCGCGCTCCTTCCAACGTCTCTTTTTCCTCAGGATGTCCTTGGCGAAACTCATTCCGTACATCCGCGATTAATTCTGCTGTTTTGACGGCTGTGCCTGACGGTGCATCCAGCTTTTTGTCATGATGCAATTCGATGATCTCCACATGTGGCAGATACTTGCTTGCCTTTGCCGCAAATACCATCATCAGTACCGCGCCGATGGCGAAGTTGGGCGCTACGATCGCCCCGATGCCCTTTTCACGACAACGTGCATCCAATTGTCCCAAATCCTCCCGCGACAGGCCACTGGTGCCGATCACGGGGCGAACTCCTGCTTCCAACGCGATTTCCGCATGACGCCGCACCACATCCGGTGTTGTGAAATCCACCAGAACGTCGGGACGGTCTTTGGCGATCGCTTCTTCCACCGATCCGATAAATGTCACACCCAGTTTACCGATACCCGCCACTTCTCCCACATCTTGTCCCACTGCGGACCGGGAAATGCCACTGACCAGCGTCATTCCTTCTTCCCGATGCAACAACTTCACCACTTCTTGTCCCATGCGGCCGCTCGCCCCGGCCACCGCGACACGAATCTCACTCATTGATTACTCCCTCCCCTATATGCGCTCATGCTTCAGTGTTCGTTTCGATGCGGGTCCAACGATTGGCATCTCGTGTGTTATATTTGTGCATGACGCGGTCAAACGCCTCTTCCAAATCAATACCGAGTGAATTGGCGAAACAAATGATGATAAACAGGATATCACCCAATTCCATGTCGATGCTGTTCTCTGCTTCACCCTCTTTTTTCGGCTTTTCTCCGTAGCGGTGATTCACTTCCCGCGCCAGCTCGCCCACTTCCTCCGTCATGCGGGCCAACATGGACAACGGTTGAAAATACCCTTCCTTGAACTGACGAATATATCGATCCACTTCTTGTTGCATGTCGTACATCGTTTTACGATCCATTCTGTAAACCCTCCTCAACCTCCTACATGTTACCCCATTTTGAGATTGGAAGACAAATCCCTCATCCATCCTTTACAGATCCTCATTGATGCTGCAATAAACCCCCTTGTATAATATAGCAGGTGAGAAACTGGGCATTTTAAACATGGAAACGAAGTAAAGGCGGGATCATATGAAAAAACACGTCAAAAACATTGTACTTATCTTGTTGGGTGCATTTATCTATTCTGTCGGCGTCAATTACTTCGCCGTCAACAACCGATTAGCCGAAGGCGGATTCACCGGTTTGGCGCTGCTGGCACACTACCAATTGGGCATCTCACCGGCGCTCTTTATTTTCCTCGTCAATATCCCGCTTTATTTCATCGGGTACAAAGTATTTGGGAAACATACGCTCATCTACACCCTGATCGGTACCAATGCCTCGTCTTTGTTTTTACAACTGACCAAAGGTTGGGGTAGTCCGCTCGATGACTTGCTGTTGGCCGCCTTGTATACCGGTGTACTGGTGGGCGTCGGATTGGGGCTGATCTTTCGCGTTGGTGGAACCACTGGCGGCGTTGACATCATCGCCCGTCTACTTAACAAGTATTTCGACTGGAGCATCGGCCGAACGTTTTTCTTGTTCGACCTGGGTGTATTGACGCTGTCCTATGTGTATATCGGACGAGAAAAAGCGATGTATACCATGGTTGCGGTCTTTGTTGGCGCACGCGTCGTCGACTTTGTCGTTGAAGGATTGAATTCAGCCAAAGCAGCGACCATCATCTCCAACTCCGCCGTCTCGATTTCCAACAAGATCACCCAAGAAATGAACCGGGGTGCCACCCTGTTAAAAGGGAGAGGCGGCTACACTGGGGTGGACAAGGAAGTCCTTTACGTGGTCGTCAACCGGAACGAATTGCCCCGTCTGAAACAAATCGTCCACTCCGTCGATCCGTATGCGTTCGTGGTCGTTCACGATGTTCGGGACGTGTTGGGAGAAGGGTTTACTTACGAAAGCCCGGAGGAAACTAAAATGCAGTGACCCCCGTTTGGACGGGGGTTTTTTGTTGAAGCAGAAAATACGATCTGTCTGACGAATATAGAGATAGGCTGCATATGACGTAGTTGTTTGGGGAGGAAAAATGAGAAAGGCGCGCTTTCTTTTTTGGTTTCTTTTTGTCTATAGCATGACAGTCATTTTTGAGTATCTAAAGTGTTACCTGGTGAAATGGGATTTTCCGATTCACCCCCTTTGTTTGGATCCGCTGGATTGATGGATTGTTCCAATTCCGGTGTCGGTTGTGGCTGTTGGGATTGAGATTCTTCGGGAGCGAAAAAAAAGAAAAAATGAAGCACAATAGTACCACGTTACGGTAAACGCACCGCCCGATACTTCTTCCAACTGACATAAGTCAGCACGGACACAATCACCCCGCCTACCATCAGCATAAACGAGACGATCGGCGTTTCCCATTCACCGTACATGGCCGTTACTTGTTCCTCCGGTCCGTAAAACAGCGGATTCAGCATCCCACGAAAACGGCTCACCCCACTGCGCAGCAGCGCGGGATTCCACGTAGGCCGCGATTGCTTGCGCAGAAAGGATAAGACCGAATCCACCTTGGTAACTGTCGTTGGGGTACGTGAGATCACGATAGCGGGGCGAATCAGTCGATAATGATCGAGCAGAGCATCTACCGCTATGCGCGCACGCACTTGATTCCCGGCGTTGATCGCCCGTTCGATGTCGGCCAAATCCCGTTGCAACACCGAGTAATACTGTCTCCACAGCGGCTGATTGGGATGCGTCAACGCATCAAATGCCATCCGCATCCGAAGCGCCGCTGCCATCAATGTGGTCGGGTTGGGACGTACGCGGTTCAACTCCTGTTCCATTTCTACCAATGTTTGCGACAACGTACGGATCTGCTCCACCGACAACCCGAGGGGAGACAAATTCGCACGCGAGAAACTACGCGAGAGCGCCGTCAACGCATCGCGTGCGGCTAATAAA belongs to Polycladomyces subterraneus and includes:
- the bshA gene encoding N-acetyl-alpha-D-glucosaminyl L-malate synthase BshA; amino-acid sequence: MRIGISCYPTHGGSGVVATELGKMMAERGHQVHFITYSMPFRLGRFHHHIHYHEVEANRYAVFKYPPYDLALANRMAQVAKIHQLDILHVHYAVPHAICAYLAKQMTGGSFRVVTTLHGTDITVLGEDPSLQDIICFGIRESDAVTAVSDDLVKQTRESFCVDSSIQRIYNFVDPRVYYPRDVSHIRAQYARPDEKLLLHISNFRAVKRVDDVVRVFEKVQRQIPARLLLVGDGPELPRVSELVNELNLDQQVVFLGKQDEVAQLISLADLLLLPSAKESFGLVALEAMACGVPAVTSNAGGLPEVVKHGETGYLADIGDVDQMAAYALELLTDPVKHRRFSENGLKRAREQFSAEKIADEYEALYRRVLAEP
- the bshB1 gene encoding bacillithiol biosynthesis deacetylase BshB1 — translated: MTVNQRVDILAFGAHPDDVEIGAGGILAKHQAQGFSVAICDLTAAELSSNGTVELRRQEAEKAASVLGLTERINLGFPDRGLKGTEEQIRRMTEVIRRLRPRIVLAPYSEDRHPDHVACSRMVKEAVFDAGIRNRKVDGDWPAHRVEQVFHYFINDVGPADVIVDITDVYERKMEAIQAYASQFDRSQGEVDTPLNHPSYLAMIRGRDQLWGHQIRTLYGEGLAKTRPLAMDRLL
- the mgsA gene encoding methylglyoxal synthase, producing MHIALIAHDRKKEQMVNFAIAYRDILKQHHLYATGTTGRKIMEATGLHVHRFQSGPLGGDQQIGALVAENKMDCIIFLRDPLTAQPHEPDILALLRLADVHGIPVATNLAAAEVLIRSIQQGDFAWREIVNQANAREEGNA
- a CDS encoding 1-aminocyclopropane-1-carboxylate deaminase/D-cysteine desulfhydrase, producing the protein MDTHLSRYPLMWGETPLHRLHGLERVTGLKECWVKRDDLTGIAFGGNKVRKLEYLLGDALAKGCDTVITGGSPQSNHARLTAACARRAGLEPWLCFAGKHMGIQQGNLLLDHILGAEMKTTGVYGSKPLLEEMEKWAEVARQKGKKPYVVPVGGSTPIGDYGYKRAWDVLLDQLAQSGAHPESIVLAVGSGGTLAGLLAGKVLHPAPIKLIGISVWLKADELIPEVVRMANDLLAFLGSDRRLSAAEVHVEDAYIGKKYGVPSDAGNEAIRLLARSEGLFVDPIYTGKALAGLLDLFHCGKIGSRVLFWHTGGTPALFTHAHSFTREG
- the dapB gene encoding 4-hydroxy-tetrahydrodipicolinate reductase, which produces MSEIRVAVAGASGRMGQEVVKLLHREEGMTLVSGISRSAVGQDVGEVAGIGKLGVTFIGSVEEAIAKDRPDVLVDFTTPDVVRRHAEIALEAGVRPVIGTSGLSREDLGQLDARCREKGIGAIVAPNFAIGAVLMMVFAAKASKYLPHVEIIELHHDKKLDAPSGTAVKTAELIADVRNEFRQGHPEEKETLEGARGAYYDGFRIHSVRLPGIVAHQEVLFGGPGQLLTIRHDSLNRESFMPGVKLAIEKVMEFDRLVYGLENILDL
- a CDS encoding nucleotide pyrophosphohydrolase, whose amino-acid sequence is MDRKTMYDMQQEVDRYIRQFKEGYFQPLSMLARMTEEVGELAREVNHRYGEKPKKEGEAENSIDMELGDILFIIICFANSLGIDLEEAFDRVMHKYNTRDANRWTRIETNTEA
- a CDS encoding YitT family protein, whose amino-acid sequence is MKKHVKNIVLILLGAFIYSVGVNYFAVNNRLAEGGFTGLALLAHYQLGISPALFIFLVNIPLYFIGYKVFGKHTLIYTLIGTNASSLFLQLTKGWGSPLDDLLLAALYTGVLVGVGLGLIFRVGGTTGGVDIIARLLNKYFDWSIGRTFFLFDLGVLTLSYVYIGREKAMYTMVAVFVGARVVDFVVEGLNSAKAATIISNSAVSISNKITQEMNRGATLLKGRGGYTGVDKEVLYVVVNRNELPRLKQIVHSVDPYAFVVVHDVRDVLGEGFTYESPEETKMQ
- a CDS encoding sporulation protein YpjB yields the protein MWKRWTGLLVILWSSFVILHSYGSESAIAMEQTQPMQWARQAERVYQLVQRGDLLAARDALTALSRSFSRANLSPLGLSVEQIRTLSQTLVEMEQELNRVRPNPTTLMAAALRMRMAFDALTHPNQPLWRQYYSVLQRDLADIERAINAGNQVRARIAVDALLDHYRLIRPAIVISRTPTTVTKVDSVLSFLRKQSRPTWNPALLRSGVSRFRGMLNPLFYGPEEQVTAMYGEWETPIVSFMLMVGGVIVSVLTYVSWKKYRAVRLP